The Cylindrospermum stagnale PCC 7417 genome segment TAATAGTCATGGCTACAAGTTATCAACAAGATGATTCTCTCGATTCGGCGGCAGAATTTAGTGATAATGTTGAGAGTAGGGAGACTTTAGGGAAAGTATTTGAAGTACTTTTTTTGTTAGGATTGCTGATTGGTTTATTTGTCCTGGCATTGCTACTTTTTGATATTTTCCGAGACGGATTAGCTAGATTTTTGTCCCCTGGCTTTTTCACAGAAACTCCTTCTCGTTTTCCTGACCAAGGTGGTATCCGTCCTGCGATTATCAGCAGCATTCTTTTAGTAATTGTTGTCATTTTTGTCACTGTCCCAATTGGTGTTGGAGCAGCTTTATATCTAGAAGAGTATGCGCCTAAAGCTTGGTGGACAGCGATTGTTGAGATTAATATCAGCAATCTGGCGGGGGTGCCTTCTATTGTCTATGGATTGCTGGGTTTAGGAGTTTTCAATTATTTGCTTGGCTTTGGCCCCGCTTTGATATCTGGAGCATTGACTTTATCTTTACTGTCTTTACCAGTAATTATTGTGACAGCTAGAGAAGCAATTCGTGCTGTCCCAGATTCCCTGAGAAATGCTTCTTACGGATTAGGTGTTACTAAATGGCAAACTATCAGCAATCATGTCATACCCTACGCTATTCCCGGTATCCTCACAGGGGTGATTATCTCTGTATCTCGCGCCATTGGTGATGCAGCATCTCTAATTGTGGTGGGTGCTGTGGGTTTTCTCACCTTTGACCCTGGTTTGTTTCAGAGATTTATGGCGTTACCCATTCAAATTTACAGTTACATCACTCGTCCTGAACCGGGTTTTGCTGATGCAGCAGCAGCGACAATTATTGCGTTGTTGCTCTTGATTTTACTTTTAAATGGTGTGGCTATTTATATCCGACAACGCTTTTCAATACGTTAAGTAACGAGGCAATTAAATAGCTTTTTTGACAATTTTTACGGCATTAATCCGGATTCACAGTTATTAGGAGGCAAGAAAAGTGACCTATAGCAATAGTAGAAGTAAATCAGATAATTCCACAATTAACCAACAGAATAATTCGGTATTTAATGTTGAAGGCGTGAAGGTATATTATGGTGGTTTTCTGGCACTTATAGATGTCTACATAAAGATTCCTGAAAAACAAATTATTGCTTTTATTGGCCCTTCAGGATGTGGTAAAAGCACTCTACTGCGTTGCTTCAATCGGATGAATGATTTAATTCCTGGAGCTAAGGTTGAGGGTAGGTTGAATTATCGCGATCGCAATATTTACGATCCCACAATCAATTCTGTGAAGTTACGACGACAAGTAGGGATGGTTTTTCAAAGACCGAATCCTTTCCCCAAGTCAATATACGAAAATATTTCCTTTGGCCCACGTGCTAATGGTTACAAAGGTAACGTTGATCAGTTGGTGGAAGAGTCCCTCAGACGTGCTGCTATTTGGGATGAAGTTAAAGATAAACTCAAAGAGAAAGGTACTGCATTATCTGGTGGACAACAGCAACGGCTGTGCATTGCCAGAGCGATCGCCATGAAGCCAGATGTATTATTGATGGATGAACCATGCTCTGCTCTTGACCCAATTTCTAGCCGTCAAGTGGAAGAACTATGTTTAGAACTAAAGCAGCAATACACCATCATTATGGTGACTCACAATATGCAGCAAGCTTCCAGAGTGGCAGATTGGACAGCTTTCTTCAATACAGAAATTGATGAGCATGGCAAACGTCGGGGAAAATTAGTCGAGTTCAGTCCTACATCTCAAATATTTAGTTCTCCTCAAACCAAAGAAGCTGAGGACTATATAAGTGGACGGTTTGGTTAAGAACGGATGATAATTTGCCTGAAATTTTGCAGTCGATATGGGATTATCTTGAATGTTTCTAATTTGGTAATATCTGCTGAGGCAGGGCATCATATAGGAATCCTACTTAAATTTCACTAAAAATACTGAGATTGTAATCCCTGTCACGCAAGGCTTTGGCTGGATCAGGTGTTCAAAAATCAAATATTAGTCCTATACGAGTAGGTTACTATTAAAGGCTGTTTTTTCAAAAATTATGGTTGACTAAAAAACTGGGTTTCTTTGCTTGTAAGCAAGTAAGCCCAGTTTTTTAAACTTAATGATTGAGGGAGATTACTTCTGACAACCATAAAGTCAAAAGTTTTCTCCTGTCAATTTGCTATGATTTTATGTAAGGTTGAAGTGCTCCATCCGCATCTACGTTAAACAAAGTTAATTTATGCGTTGTCGCGCTTTCTTCGCTAATATAAATTAGATAGGATTTCTATAGCAATCATATGACTTCAGTTGATCAGCTTTCTCAGCAGCCGACATCCAAAACTTCGGCTGTTGAGTCTGATACCAAGCAGCAAGACAATAATAATGATGTCTTATTCCCCATCGTTGGCATTATCGCCTCGGCCGGTGGGCTAGAGGCGGTAACTGAGTTGCTCAAATACTTACATACGGATACCGATATGGCATTTGTGCTGATTCAGCACTTATCCCCCAATTACAAGAGCCAGCTGGCTGAAATTCTGACGAGGGCGACTCAACTGCCGGTCACTCAGGTGAGGGATCGCATGGTTATGGAAAAGAACCATGTCTATGTTATTCCACCCAACACCAAGATGATATTGTCTCAAGGGGTGCTGCAACTTTCGCCCCGCGAGAAGGTTTCAGGAAAATATATGCCGGGGGATGCCTTCTTGAGATCCTTGGCAATTGATCGCGGAACCAAAGCGATCGCAGTCGTCTTATCTGGGATGGATGGAGACGGTTCACTGGGGCTGACAGCGATTAAGGAGGCGGGCGGCATGACTTTTTCTCAGTGTGAAGCAACGGCAAAATTCGACAGTATGCCCAATACCGCCGTGGCCACAGGTAACGTAGACTTTGTTTTAACCCCGCAAAAAATTGCAGAGAAACTGGCAAGCTTTAGCCGTGACTTTAAACACAGCGACTGAGTTTATAATACTGGATTTGCAGGATTTTTCTCGTCTAATTAAGGTAAAAATATGCGATTAAATGGTTGCTTGCGATAGCGGCGATAAATATTAAAGTCTTTGTCTAGAGTGGCAATAGCAGAAATGTTTAATCTTTCGGAAATGGCAATAAGCGATAAATCGGTGAAATCTGCGGGTAAATCTTGATAAATTGTGTTAAGTTCTTGGATTCTTTGATAGTCTGATGGGTTTTCTGATGTAGTTCCTATTCCTGTTAATTTACCACTTTATTTAAAACATCTATCACAAGAGCAGAGTAATCACACTTAAATCCTAATATTTGAAATCCAAATTTTTATGTTGATAAAACAAACAAGCTGGCGAAAATATGAATAATATACAAGTAGTATTCTTAATGATAAAGTAGTTAAAAAATATTTAGAAAAACACCTGAACTTAAAAGATTTTAAAATTCAACCTAAAGAAAAATTGCCTGGTAAATCTGGTACAAATTGGCAAGTAGACGCTTATGGTGATGACATCAATGAACAGCGTATTTTGGTTGAATGTAAACACTACAAACGCAAAAAATCCGAAAAAGTGCAGCATTATAACAAAATATAATAGCTGCATTTGCTTATATAATTAAAGATGTGGGAGCAAGCAGAGGAATAGTGGTAACTACACAAGGATTACAAGAAGGGGCTAGTAAAGTAGCAAAGTATGAAGGTATAGAATTATTGCAATTAGACTATAATTCAACAGACAAAAACTTTGTGATTCTTTTTCCTGAAAATAATCAGGCTGTTGCTTTATTTACTGAAGAATTTGGTACTATAAGTGCTACTAAACTATATTCATCATATACTAAGCATCCTCTAGGATAAGCACTATAAAAGTTTATACTAACTGTCTATGTGTTGACGGTTCTTGATGCGGTCGAATAAAATACAATCGTATAGGGCTTCATAGTTTGTTTGACATTCGTTGTGTAGCCCTTCTGTGAGTTGCCATTGATCTATTTTAGCTAATGTTGAAATATTTTTAGTTAGGTGCGTTGGAAAATAAAAATTGGATAAGTTGGGGTACTGGTTTGCTAGTTTTTGTTATACTCCGAAATTGTAGTATTGCTAACGAACCACACTATAAAACAGTTATTACTGGGAGAGAACCAGTCCGCGAATCTATGGTAGGAATGGGATGTGAATGTTCCTACGATTATGATATAAATATTAACCGTTGTGGAGACAGATCCGCTGATATGCGACTTGGTGGTGAAGAACCTAACTGTTACAATTACTCTGTAAAAAGGGTACGGGTGAAATAATACTGTGAAATCATCTGGTATTAGAAAGTATGTTTAAGCATTCCTGTATTTATAGTGTTAACTTTAAGTATTAAAATCGACATAGCTATAAATGTGATTCCATGTCTAAGTTAATATCTGCAACCTTAATTGCTACAGCCCTGGTGTTGACCTCAACCAATAACTCTGACGTTACATTGGCTGGTACTTGTGCTTCTCGGTGTGGTACGCCGCCAATTCAGTTTACACCTGGTCAATACATTCGCTTGGAAGTGGTGAACCGCACATATAGTTTAGTAAAACTGGAGAAATCTCCAGGAACGCCGCCAATTTCCCTGGAACCAGGACAAGAATTGCAATTTGCCCAAGGAGATAGTTTGCAGCCGAATCTTTCTGTGATCTTCTGGAATGAAAAAGGATGGCCACTCAAAGCAATTGTTTCTAAACCCAACTTTGGCACATTGCGCGTAGAAATTCGCCCCGGTCGTAGCAACCCAGGCGATCGCTCTATATACATTCTCAACGATGGTCGTGTAAACGTGTTATGAGTTATGAGTTATGAGTTATGAAACTACTTAAAACTCATAACTTAAAACTCAAAGCGCCTAACTCCGATTGTGCTAGTAGACCGACCTGTAACTGAACTCTCAAAACCTGGCAAGCGCTTACCTAATCAGCGTTGGCAGATATACCCGCAGCAAACAGAATTTGCTCAACATCTGGCTATTTTGACAAATATCTCCCCGATTGTCAGCCAGTTGCTGATTAATCGTGGTATTGAAACACCAGAACAAGCACAAGCATTTTTAGATCCAGAATCTTTGGTTTTGCCTTCGCCGTTAGAAGACTTCCCAGACTTGGCGATGAGTGTTGAGTTGTTGAGAGAGGCGATCGCTAATCAAGAGAAAATTGCCATCTGTGGTGACTACGATGCAGATGGTATGACTAGTACGGCATTACTACTGCGGAGTCTCCGCGCTTTAGGTGCTCAGGTAGATTACGCCATCCCCAGTCGGATGCATGAAGGCTATGGCATTAACAAACGCATTGTCGAAGAATTCCACAGCGAAGGGGTAGGACTAATTCTGACTGTAGATAATGGGATATCGGCCTATGAACCAGTTGCTAGAGCTAGAGAGCTTGGTCTAAAGGTAATTATCACCGACCACCACGATATTCCCCAAAAATTGCCACCAGCTAACGCTATCCTCAATCCCAAATTAATCGCCGAATCTTCACCTTATCGGGGTGTGGCTGGTGTTGGTGTTGCCTATATTCTGGCTGTGTCTCTAGCGCAACAGTTAGGGGAAACTAAGGGATTGATTCAGCCGATGTTGGCATTGTTTACATTGGGAACGATCGCCGATTTAGCGCCTTTAATTGGTGTAAACCGTCGCTGGGTAAAGCGTGGCTTGAAGCATTTACCTAAATCCCAGTTACCTGGGGTGCAGGCTTTAATTCAGGTTGCTGGAGTGCAGGCCAGGGGAGAGGGACAAGGAGGAAATTCTTCTCAATCCCAAAATGCCAAAACGTTGAAGCCTGAAGATATTGGTTTTCGTCTGGGGCCACGCATTAATGCTATTGGTCGGATTGGCAATCCCCAGACGGTGATTGAGTTGCTGACTACTGATGATATGGGGATAGCACTGGAGAGAGCAATGCAGTGCGAACAAATAAACCTCAGTCGCCAAAAAATGTGCGAGGAAATTGAGCAACAAGCGATCGCAGTTGTAGAAGATTTATATGCCACGTCTCTGCAATTCGACCGCGTATTAGTCGTAGTCCAACCCAACTGGCACCACGGTGTTATTGGTATTGTCGCTTCTCGGTTGGTGGAACGCTACGGTGTCCCTGTGTTTATTGGCACTTATGAAGATGAGAAACACATTCGCGGTTCAGCACGGGGAATTCCTGAGTTTAATGTGTTTTCAGCTTTGGAATATTGTCACGACTTGCTCGGTAAGTTTGGTGGACACAAAGCTGCGGGGGGATTTTCTTTCCCAGCAGAAAATTTGCTCGTGTTGCGATCGCGTTTGAGTGAGTTTGCTAACGGCTGTCTAGAACCCCAACACCTCAAACCACTCCTGAAAATAGATGCCCAAGCGAATCTCAACGAAATCAATCATCAGCTTTATCAACAGCTAAACGCTCTCCATCCCTGCGGTATCGACAACCCAGATCCCGTATTTTGGACACCCAATGTCCAAGTTGTAGAGCAATCAATCGTTGGTAAAGGTCACATTAAACTTACTCTGGCCCAAACCGTCGATGATCAGCAATATAAAATTAAAGCGATCGCCTGGCGTTGGCGCGACTACTTCCCCCTACCGCCACGAGTAGATATCGCTTACAAACTCCGAGAAAATGACTTTAATGGCAACACCACCATTGAAATGGAGTTAATCGGCGTCAGACTCCCAAATTTGTCTCACATATTTGCTTCACCACCAGTACCTCTACGCGCTAGCTTTGAACACAAGCAGCGTCAATACACTTGTGGCGTTTATCAAAACGCTATTGGGTCGGAGTTAAGAATTAAAAATCCTGAAGGCAAAGTTTTAGTTATGCAGCCAGGAGATACAATCGGCTTACTAGGCATCAATCGTGAAGACGCCAAAAAGGTTGATTTATCTCAACCAGTGTATGACGGCATTATCCAAGCTGCTCTTCAGGCTTTATCAGTGCTTCCTTGCTGAGTTAATGAGTTTTGAATTCAAAAATTTTTTTAACTTCAGTCACTCAGCATTCAGCAAGGACGCAATCAGTAATCTTACAGGTTGCCGTTGCGAAATGCCAGCACAAAAATTACCACTGGACCAGCAATCACAATTAGCCCTACAGAGAGCAGTTGGAAAACAACTTCCCAATTGATGCCAGCGAAAGTGTTAAATAAAGCGTCAAACATTTTTCCTCTTATCCTCCCAAGTGTCTTAAAAAATTCAATAACTCTGTTGCCAAACCCGCAATAGATCATATCTGGCGACGGACTACAGCATTTAATTTACTTAACAAAATTATAAAAAAATCACAAAAACGTAAAATAGCTTCAGGATCAGGTTTTCAAGAGAGGTAGAAAAAAATGGCAACTTGGCAATGTATCAAGCAATGTGGAGCCTGCTGTCATCTTGACCCAGCAGAGCGTCCAGACTTGGATGAGTATCTCTCACCAACAGAACTGGAAGTGTATCTCAGTATGGTAGGTGAGGAGGGATGGTGCGTTAATTTCGACCATGCTACGCGAGAATGCCGCATCTATGACCACCGTCCGCGTTTCTGCCGTGTGGAGGTAGAGGCGTTTCAGGATATGTATGGGATTGAGCCAGAAGAACTCAATGAATTTGCTATAGACTGCTGTCGTGAGCAAATAGAAGGAGTATATGGCGATCGCAGTTTAGAAATGCTGCGCTTTGACCAAGCTGTTGGTATAGGGGTCAAATGAGCAATCGTACAGATAGTTACGCTAAGGCTGTAACCCATACTGGGTGTCGGTGGAAGGATAAGATTGCCGTTTTTACGTGCTTATGCTTCCAATTGATTTCGGCAAAATTATGCTTCCAAATAAACAAGCGTGCCATTCATTCCGGTATAGATCATGTTCATTCATAGCCGAGAGAGCTTTGAACATCACGTAAAGTCTTCTTAGCATACCAACTCAGCATGACTCCTGGCCTAGTGAGAAGCTTAGTCACCCTAGCTTGAGTCGGCTTGTGTCCTGTTTCATGAAGAAATTGAGCAATATCAATAATTTCTTGGCATATGCGTTCTCTTTTCTCTTGCCCACTAGCTTTCTGGTACTCTTTATACCGCTTAGAGATTTCGCGAGAAAGTTCAGAGAAATATCGGTATAAATAGCTGTTATTTTTATAGCCAAGTCGTCGATTAATGGAAAGAAGTGAAGGAGGTGGAAATTCTTTGAGTGCTGCTTCCAGAATAGGTTGTATTTTTTGCTGTTGACTTACCTTTCTGTACTCAGTATGTCTAATTTTTATTTCCTCACATAAAGAAGGAAAATGATATTGTAGAACTAAAGGACGATATCTCAAACGAAGTGCCACATTTTCCAAAGAAGGTGCAAGATATTCCTTGAGTACCTCTGTTAGAACTACATTTAAAACTTGTTTTCTCTCCAAATCTAAGTGCTTATAAGATTTTCTTGGCTGCTTAACTACATTCAGTTCCGTTTCCAGAAAAATGTTTTTTGAGTCAGCTAATAATACGTCTGTTGTTAAGAAATCTAACAGCGATATTTCCAAATAGTGAGTTAAAACCAAAAGATTATCAATTTGAGGTATTACTTCTCCTTTACACCACAAACCAATTGTTGCCTTATTCATCCCAGATTGCCGAGAAAATGCAGGGATACTAGATTTCAAAACTTGCAAAATGTAGGTAGAAATTGTATTACTAACTTTCTGAAGATTAGGAGGAGAATTGAGAGTAGGTGTTACTGCAACTAGCTCTCCCAAATTGTTAACTATATTCAATTGCCGATTCTGTTCTGCTTCTGACTTTATCTGGCTTGTGACAACAGTTTTGTGTCGGTTATTTCCCAGCCATTTACCACATTTATTACAGTGTCCGGTTCGGGAGTCCCCAGAAATTGTCAGTTGTTGTTGATGACAGTAAGGACACTGCTCTTGCAACGGTTGATGATGGTAAGGACAGACTTGGGCAGTATTGATAGACCAGAGAAGTGGTTCATAAACGCTTGTGTGATTGTCATGCCATTCTTGGTAGCATTTGGGACACCAAGCCCGGTGACGACGGAGCAAGCCTCTTTTAGAAATGACCTGCGCCCAAGGTAACAGGGTAAGGTAGTGCAAGTCCAAACGCCTAGTTAGAGCAGACATTGCACCCACAAGATTAGTTGCCATCAACCCTGTTCCATTAAACGCTGTTCTATCTCTGCCAGTCCCAAATACTTTGCTAATACTTTCATCTTGCAATTTTGCTTCTTTGCCCATAAGTGGGGCAATTTCGGTTATAGTCAACCGTCTAACAGTGACGCAATGTTCATGAGCAAGTCTTTGCACATAGCCTGTTAAGCTTTCTACATCAGGAGTTCCTATACCAATTGGCTCTAGATGATATAAGCGACTTCTTTGTGGGATGGCAGTTTTCTCAATATCCCACGACGGGTAAAGTTTGAGCGTCTCGGAGAGCATATTACTGATTGCCTACTTGATGCCGCTTGGGTTTGGGTTGTCCAGGTTTTCTTCTTAAACGTCCTTTTTGAGTACCTAATTGTAGAGTTTTCAATGTCTGTGACTCCGAATCATCTGCAACGGCTCCTAAAGATGGCAAACCAAGTTCTGCACGCAGTTGAGAAACTTCTGCTTCAATTTGTGCATGATTGTTTTCACCTTCCTTAATTTTCTTGAGAATGTTCCGGCATTGGGCAACAGATAGGGCACGCCGTTCTAAATGTTGAATTTTAACGGTGTTCGCACCTTCAGTCATGGCATCGAAGAGCGCATTCTGAAACCAATTTTTGAGAATCCCTACGCAGCCGAGACTTCGCTCATAACAGTAATCCCAATGAGAAACTAAATCCGGCTCCTCAACAAGGGGCATATTCAGTTGAAAACCCCACACCACGCTTTGAAATATCTCC includes the following:
- a CDS encoding chemotaxis protein CheB encodes the protein MTSVDQLSQQPTSKTSAVESDTKQQDNNNDVLFPIVGIIASAGGLEAVTELLKYLHTDTDMAFVLIQHLSPNYKSQLAEILTRATQLPVTQVRDRMVMEKNHVYVIPPNTKMILSQGVLQLSPREKVSGKYMPGDAFLRSLAIDRGTKAIAVVLSGMDGDGSLGLTAIKEAGGMTFSQCEATAKFDSMPNTAVATGNVDFVLTPQKIAEKLASFSRDFKHSD
- the pstB gene encoding phosphate ABC transporter ATP-binding protein PstB, which codes for MTYSNSRSKSDNSTINQQNNSVFNVEGVKVYYGGFLALIDVYIKIPEKQIIAFIGPSGCGKSTLLRCFNRMNDLIPGAKVEGRLNYRDRNIYDPTINSVKLRRQVGMVFQRPNPFPKSIYENISFGPRANGYKGNVDQLVEESLRRAAIWDEVKDKLKEKGTALSGGQQQRLCIARAIAMKPDVLLMDEPCSALDPISSRQVEELCLELKQQYTIIMVTHNMQQASRVADWTAFFNTEIDEHGKRRGKLVEFSPTSQIFSSPQTKEAEDYISGRFG
- a CDS encoding TniQ family protein, coding for MLSETLKLYPSWDIEKTAIPQRSRLYHLEPIGIGTPDVESLTGYVQRLAHEHCVTVRRLTITEIAPLMGKEAKLQDESISKVFGTGRDRTAFNGTGLMATNLVGAMSALTRRLDLHYLTLLPWAQVISKRGLLRRHRAWCPKCYQEWHDNHTSVYEPLLWSINTAQVCPYHHQPLQEQCPYCHQQQLTISGDSRTGHCNKCGKWLGNNRHKTVVTSQIKSEAEQNRQLNIVNNLGELVAVTPTLNSPPNLQKVSNTISTYILQVLKSSIPAFSRQSGMNKATIGLWCKGEVIPQIDNLLVLTHYLEISLLDFLTTDVLLADSKNIFLETELNVVKQPRKSYKHLDLERKQVLNVVLTEVLKEYLAPSLENVALRLRYRPLVLQYHFPSLCEEIKIRHTEYRKVSQQQKIQPILEAALKEFPPPSLLSINRRLGYKNNSYLYRYFSELSREISKRYKEYQKASGQEKRERICQEIIDIAQFLHETGHKPTQARVTKLLTRPGVMLSWYAKKTLRDVQSSLGYE
- the psb30 gene encoding photosystem II reaction center protein Ycf12/Psb30, which gives rise to MFDALFNTFAGINWEVVFQLLSVGLIVIAGPVVIFVLAFRNGNL
- a CDS encoding YkgJ family cysteine cluster protein; the encoded protein is MATWQCIKQCGACCHLDPAERPDLDEYLSPTELEVYLSMVGEEGWCVNFDHATRECRIYDHRPRFCRVEVEAFQDMYGIEPEELNEFAIDCCREQIEGVYGDRSLEMLRFDQAVGIGVK
- the pstA gene encoding phosphate ABC transporter permease PstA, which gives rise to MATSYQQDDSLDSAAEFSDNVESRETLGKVFEVLFLLGLLIGLFVLALLLFDIFRDGLARFLSPGFFTETPSRFPDQGGIRPAIISSILLVIVVIFVTVPIGVGAALYLEEYAPKAWWTAIVEINISNLAGVPSIVYGLLGLGVFNYLLGFGPALISGALTLSLLSLPVIIVTAREAIRAVPDSLRNASYGLGVTKWQTISNHVIPYAIPGILTGVIISVSRAIGDAASLIVVGAVGFLTFDPGLFQRFMALPIQIYSYITRPEPGFADAAAATIIALLLLILLLNGVAIYIRQRFSIR
- the recJ gene encoding single-stranded-DNA-specific exonuclease RecJ, which encodes MLVDRPVTELSKPGKRLPNQRWQIYPQQTEFAQHLAILTNISPIVSQLLINRGIETPEQAQAFLDPESLVLPSPLEDFPDLAMSVELLREAIANQEKIAICGDYDADGMTSTALLLRSLRALGAQVDYAIPSRMHEGYGINKRIVEEFHSEGVGLILTVDNGISAYEPVARARELGLKVIITDHHDIPQKLPPANAILNPKLIAESSPYRGVAGVGVAYILAVSLAQQLGETKGLIQPMLALFTLGTIADLAPLIGVNRRWVKRGLKHLPKSQLPGVQALIQVAGVQARGEGQGGNSSQSQNAKTLKPEDIGFRLGPRINAIGRIGNPQTVIELLTTDDMGIALERAMQCEQINLSRQKMCEEIEQQAIAVVEDLYATSLQFDRVLVVVQPNWHHGVIGIVASRLVERYGVPVFIGTYEDEKHIRGSARGIPEFNVFSALEYCHDLLGKFGGHKAAGGFSFPAENLLVLRSRLSEFANGCLEPQHLKPLLKIDAQANLNEINHQLYQQLNALHPCGIDNPDPVFWTPNVQVVEQSIVGKGHIKLTLAQTVDDQQYKIKAIAWRWRDYFPLPPRVDIAYKLRENDFNGNTTIEMELIGVRLPNLSHIFASPPVPLRASFEHKQRQYTCGVYQNAIGSELRIKNPEGKVLVMQPGDTIGLLGINREDAKKVDLSQPVYDGIIQAALQALSVLPC